One part of the Herbiconiux aconitum genome encodes these proteins:
- a CDS encoding AMP-dependent synthetase/ligase, translating into MDQYSVPPVVTADPDANASDLLIERVRLTPDGPLFAVPEGTGWRDISAAEFLAQVRAIAKGLIGSGIQPGDKIGLMCKTRYEWTLIDFATWFAGAVLVPIYETSAPAQVQWNLSDSGAIAVIVETADHFARFDEVHADLPLVTQVWQVDLGDLDKLAAAGEGVSDEELERRRTLAKGSDLATLIYTSGTTGRPKGCILTHSNFVELSRNAAVVMKDVVQPGASTLLFITTAHVFARFIAVLSVHAGVKVGHQADTKQLLPALGSFKPTFLLAVPRVFEKVYNSSEQKAEAGGKGKIFRRAAAVAVEHSEALDAGKVPLGLKIKFALFDKLVYSKLRAALGGNVIYAVSGSAPLGHRLGHFYRSLGVKILEGYGLTETTAPATVNLTDKFKIGTVGPALPGVGVKIADDGEIWVQGINVFGGYWKNEAATAEVMDGDWFKTGDIGSLDDEGFLTITGRKKEIIVTAGGKNVAPAVLEDPIRANPLVGQVVVVGDQRPFIAALITLDAEMLPVWLGNNGQSATLTLAEAAENPAVLAEIQRAVDAANALVSRAESIRKFVVLSTDFTEASGHLTPKMTIKRNVIVKDFASTIEGIYNAAPATEGQSLVH; encoded by the coding sequence GTGGACCAGTATTCCGTTCCCCCCGTCGTCACAGCCGACCCCGACGCGAACGCCAGCGACCTGCTCATCGAGCGGGTCCGTCTCACCCCCGATGGCCCGTTGTTCGCCGTGCCCGAGGGCACCGGATGGCGCGACATCAGCGCCGCCGAATTCCTCGCGCAGGTTCGTGCCATCGCGAAAGGCCTGATCGGCTCCGGCATCCAGCCCGGAGACAAGATCGGCCTGATGTGCAAGACCCGCTACGAATGGACGTTGATCGACTTCGCCACCTGGTTCGCCGGTGCCGTGCTGGTTCCGATCTACGAGACGTCGGCGCCTGCGCAGGTGCAGTGGAACCTCAGCGACTCGGGCGCGATCGCCGTGATCGTCGAGACCGCCGACCACTTCGCCCGCTTCGACGAGGTGCACGCCGATCTGCCCCTGGTGACGCAGGTCTGGCAGGTGGATCTCGGCGACCTCGACAAGCTCGCCGCCGCCGGCGAGGGCGTCTCCGACGAGGAGCTGGAGCGGCGGCGCACGCTCGCGAAGGGCTCCGACCTCGCCACGCTGATCTACACCTCCGGCACCACCGGGCGGCCGAAGGGCTGCATCCTCACCCACTCGAACTTCGTGGAGCTCTCGCGCAACGCCGCCGTCGTGATGAAAGACGTCGTGCAGCCGGGCGCATCCACCCTCCTGTTCATCACCACGGCGCACGTGTTCGCGCGGTTCATCGCCGTGCTGAGCGTGCACGCGGGCGTGAAGGTGGGGCACCAGGCCGACACCAAGCAGCTGCTGCCGGCGCTCGGCTCGTTCAAGCCGACCTTCCTGTTGGCCGTGCCGCGGGTGTTCGAGAAGGTCTACAACTCCTCCGAGCAGAAGGCCGAAGCCGGGGGCAAGGGCAAGATCTTCCGTCGCGCCGCTGCCGTGGCAGTGGAGCACTCCGAGGCGCTCGACGCCGGCAAGGTGCCGCTCGGGCTGAAGATCAAGTTCGCTCTGTTCGACAAGTTGGTCTATTCCAAGCTGCGGGCAGCACTGGGCGGCAACGTCATCTACGCCGTGTCGGGCTCGGCTCCCCTCGGGCACCGACTCGGGCACTTCTACCGGAGCCTCGGTGTCAAGATCCTCGAGGGCTACGGCCTCACTGAGACCACGGCGCCGGCGACCGTCAACCTCACCGACAAGTTCAAGATCGGCACCGTCGGCCCCGCGCTTCCCGGTGTGGGCGTGAAGATCGCCGACGACGGCGAGATCTGGGTGCAGGGCATCAACGTCTTCGGTGGCTATTGGAAGAACGAGGCCGCGACCGCCGAGGTGATGGACGGCGATTGGTTCAAGACCGGCGACATCGGCTCGCTCGACGACGAGGGATTCCTCACCATCACCGGCCGCAAGAAGGAGATCATCGTCACCGCGGGCGGTAAGAACGTGGCGCCGGCTGTGCTCGAAGACCCGATCCGGGCGAATCCGCTGGTGGGGCAGGTCGTCGTGGTGGGCGATCAGCGACCGTTCATCGCCGCACTGATCACGCTCGACGCGGAGATGCTGCCGGTCTGGCTCGGCAACAACGGCCAGTCGGCGACGCTCACACTCGCCGAGGCCGCCGAGAACCCGGCTGTGCTCGCCGAGATCCAGCGGGCCGTGGATGCGGCGAACGCGCTGGTCTCGCGGGCCGAGTCGATCCGCAAGTTCGTGGTGCTCTCGACCGACTTCACCGAGGCGAGCGGTCACCTCACCCCGAAGATGACGATCAAGCGCAACGTCATCGTGAAGGACTTCGCGTCGACCATCGAGGGCATCTACAACGCGGCTCCCGCCACCGAGGGCCAGTCCCTGGTGCACTGA
- a CDS encoding SDR family NAD(P)-dependent oxidoreductase encodes MDLELTERRAFVSGSTQGIGYAIAKALLGEGASVVVNGRRDETVRIAVERLQAEFPGASVSGIAADFERPAEVARLLEALGEVDILVNNVGLFGVAPFEDISDDDWHRYFDVNVMSGVRLARHLLPGMLARNRGRVVFISSESGVNVPADMLHYGMTKAAMLAVSNGLAKLTRGTEVTVNSVLGGPTYSDGVAQVVEQLAGAQGVPADDLKAAIIGGNQTSLLQRFIGPAEIANLVLYLSSPLSSATNGAALRADGGVLTTTL; translated from the coding sequence ATGGATCTCGAGCTGACCGAACGACGGGCCTTCGTGAGCGGATCGACGCAGGGCATCGGCTACGCCATCGCCAAGGCGCTCCTTGGCGAAGGAGCGTCGGTCGTCGTCAACGGACGACGCGACGAGACGGTTCGGATCGCCGTCGAGCGACTGCAGGCCGAGTTTCCCGGCGCAAGCGTGTCGGGGATCGCCGCCGACTTCGAACGCCCGGCCGAAGTCGCCCGGCTGCTGGAGGCGCTGGGCGAAGTCGACATCCTGGTGAACAACGTCGGCCTGTTCGGGGTGGCACCCTTCGAGGACATCTCCGACGACGACTGGCACCGCTATTTCGACGTGAACGTGATGAGCGGAGTGCGCCTGGCGCGACATCTGCTTCCCGGCATGCTCGCCCGAAATCGGGGTCGCGTCGTCTTCATCAGCAGCGAGTCGGGCGTGAATGTGCCGGCCGACATGCTGCACTACGGCATGACGAAGGCCGCAATGCTCGCCGTGAGCAACGGCCTCGCCAAGCTCACCCGGGGCACCGAGGTGACGGTGAACAGCGTCCTCGGCGGCCCCACCTACTCCGACGGAGTCGCGCAGGTCGTCGAGCAGCTCGCAGGCGCCCAGGGAGTGCCCGCCGACGATCTGAAGGCGGCCATCATCGGAGGCAACCAGACCTCCCTCTTGCAGCGCTTCATTGGCCCCGCCGAGATCGCGAACCTGGTGCTCTACCTGTCCAGCCCGCTCTCCTCGGCCACGAACGGCGCCGCCCTCCGAGCCGACGGCGGGGTGCTGACCACGACGCTGTAG
- a CDS encoding peptide deformylase — MTVREIRLFGDPVLKTVSDPIGEIDERVRSLVADLLDSVQVPGRAGVAASQIGVNLRAFSYNVDGQVGYILNPVLVEVSGEPELIDEGCLSVPDLWFKTSRYPFARATGIDLDGNPVEVSGTGVLAQALQHETDHLDGLLYLDRLDKPSRREAMRQVRESTWF; from the coding sequence GTGACCGTTCGCGAGATCCGCCTCTTTGGCGACCCCGTTTTGAAGACCGTGTCCGATCCGATCGGCGAGATCGACGAACGGGTGCGGTCGCTCGTCGCCGACCTGCTCGACAGCGTGCAGGTGCCGGGTCGCGCCGGCGTCGCCGCTTCGCAGATCGGCGTGAACCTGCGGGCGTTCAGCTACAACGTCGACGGCCAGGTGGGCTACATCCTGAATCCGGTGCTGGTGGAGGTGTCGGGGGAGCCCGAGCTGATCGACGAGGGGTGCCTTTCGGTGCCCGACCTGTGGTTCAAGACGTCGCGCTATCCGTTCGCGCGCGCCACCGGGATCGACCTCGACGGCAACCCCGTCGAGGTCTCGGGCACCGGGGTGCTGGCGCAGGCGCTGCAGCACGAGACCGACCACCTCGACGGCCTGCTCTACCTCGACCGCCTCGACAAGCCCTCCCGCCGAGAGGCCATGCGCCAGGTGCGTGAGTCCACCTGGTTCTGA
- a CDS encoding MarR family winged helix-turn-helix transcriptional regulator — translation MTDDTDRQALSGDDLQTWATLATVLEWLPAALDAQLLRDADITHFEYGILFALADALDRTLRMSVLAAYANSSLSRLSRAVARLEQRGWVHRRPDPSDGRYTLATLTEEGREKCTQVTPGHVETVRRLVLDPLTPTQKKQLREISRRILRSIREDGEWSGSPTTAP, via the coding sequence ATGACGGATGACACGGATCGCCAGGCCCTGAGTGGCGACGACCTGCAGACCTGGGCCACCTTGGCGACCGTGCTGGAATGGCTTCCGGCGGCGCTCGACGCCCAGTTGCTCCGCGACGCGGACATCACGCACTTCGAATACGGCATCCTCTTCGCCCTGGCAGACGCTCTTGACCGCACCCTCCGCATGAGCGTGCTGGCTGCCTACGCGAACAGCTCCCTGTCGCGCCTCTCCCGGGCCGTGGCGCGCCTGGAGCAGCGCGGCTGGGTGCACCGTCGCCCCGACCCGTCCGACGGCCGCTACACCCTGGCCACCCTGACGGAGGAGGGCCGGGAGAAGTGCACGCAGGTCACCCCGGGTCATGTCGAGACGGTGCGCCGCCTGGTACTCGACCCGCTGACGCCCACCCAGAAGAAGCAGCTGCGGGAGATCAGCCGCCGCATCCTCCGATCCATCCGCGAAGACGGAGAGTGGTCCGGGTCACCGACTACTGCTCCCTGA
- a CDS encoding MerR family transcriptional regulator, translated as MSELIQDDDSRYDLGLLFTDGLPDLDDASGYRGAVAARAAGITYRQLDYWARTALVEPTVRGAAGSGSQRLYGFRDILVLKLVKRLLDTGISLQQIRTAINQLRESGINDLAQTTLMSDGASVYLCTSNDEVIDLVSRGQGVFGIAVGKVLREVENSLVELDSVVLDPADELAARRAARKAV; from the coding sequence ATGAGCGAGTTGATCCAAGACGACGATTCGCGCTACGATCTCGGGCTCCTGTTCACCGATGGTCTTCCCGACCTCGATGACGCGAGCGGATATCGTGGGGCTGTCGCCGCGCGCGCTGCGGGGATCACGTATCGCCAGCTCGACTACTGGGCGCGCACCGCGCTCGTCGAACCCACCGTGCGTGGAGCCGCCGGATCGGGATCGCAACGGCTCTACGGCTTCCGCGACATCCTGGTGCTCAAACTCGTGAAGCGACTGCTCGACACCGGCATCTCGCTGCAGCAGATCCGCACCGCCATCAACCAGCTGCGCGAATCCGGCATCAACGACCTCGCGCAGACGACGCTGATGAGCGACGGCGCGAGCGTCTACCTCTGCACCTCGAACGACGAGGTCATCGACCTCGTCAGCCGCGGCCAGGGCGTGTTCGGCATCGCTGTGGGCAAGGTGCTCCGCGAGGTCGAGAACAGCCTGGTCGAGCTCGACTCGGTCGTTCTGGACCCGGCCGACGAGCTGGCCGCCCGCCGCGCCGCCCGAAAAGCGGTTTAG
- a CDS encoding pyruvate carboxylase: MFTKILVANRGEIAIRAFRAAYELGAKTVAVFPYEDRNSLHRLKADEAYQIGEVGHPVRAYLDVSEIIRVAKESGADAIYPGYGFLSENPELAKQAAENGITFIGPGEHVLEMAGNKVTAKEHAIAAGVPVLKSTPATRDIEELIAGAADIGFPIFAKAVAGGGGRGMRRVETPEELRGALEAAMREADSAFGDPTMFLEQAVLRPRHIEVQILADGAGETLHLFERDCSVQRRNQKVVEIAPAPNISDELREALHSDAIKFAKSIGYVNAGTVEFLVDTVGDRAGEHVFIEMNPRIQVEHTVTEEVTDVDLVQSQMMIASGMTFDEIGLHQADIVLHGAALQCRITTEDPTAGFRPDTGKIAAYRSPGGAGVRLDGGTVDVGAQISPHFDSMLAKMTCRGRDFPAAVRRARRALAEFRIRGVSTNIPFLQGVLDDPDFIAGDLSTSFIEERPQLLAGHQSKDRGTKILNWLSDVTVNQPNGVRVGTLQPADKLPKIDLSTPAPDGSRQRLLELGPVGFAAELRAQTALAVTETTFRDAHQSLLATRVRTKDLVAVAPYVARMTPQLLSVEAWGGATYDVALRFLGEDPWERLATLREALPNVAIQMLLRGRNTVGYTPYPTEVTDAFVKEAASTGVDIFRIFDALNDVEQMRPAIDSVLGTGSTIAEVAVCYTGDLLDPAEDLYTLDYYLKLAEQIVASGAHILAIKDMAGLLRPTAAAKLVAAFRENFDLPVHVHTHDTAGGQLATLLAASQAGADAVDVASAPMAGTTSQPSASALVAALAHTQRDTGLSLQAVSDLEPYWEAVRQVYHPFESGLPGPTGRVYHHEIPGGQLSNLRQQAIALGLADDFERIEDLYAAANQILGRIPKVTPSSKVVGDLALHLAAVKADPADFAENPQKYDIPDSVIGFMAGELGELPGGWPEPFRTKVLEGKNIKIGVTPITDADREALHGDALERRATLNRLLFPAPTRQFEQMRELFGDLSVIDTVDYLYGLTQGVEHVVEIDKGVRLFVGLEAIGEVDDKGMRTVMTTLNGQLRPVNVRDRSIAVEAKAAEKADGSKPGQVPAPFSGVVTLKVEEGATVSAGEAVASIEAMKMEAAITTPVAGVVTRLAIPKTQQVEAGDLIVVVTPQ; the protein is encoded by the coding sequence ATGTTCACAAAGATTCTGGTTGCCAACCGCGGTGAGATCGCGATCCGGGCGTTCCGGGCCGCCTATGAGCTCGGTGCGAAGACGGTCGCGGTGTTCCCCTATGAAGACCGCAACTCCCTGCACCGCTTGAAGGCAGACGAGGCGTATCAGATCGGTGAGGTCGGGCATCCTGTGCGGGCCTACCTCGACGTGAGCGAGATCATCCGCGTGGCGAAGGAGTCGGGCGCCGACGCGATCTACCCCGGCTACGGCTTCCTGTCGGAGAACCCCGAGCTTGCCAAGCAGGCTGCCGAGAACGGCATCACCTTCATCGGCCCCGGCGAGCACGTGCTCGAGATGGCGGGCAACAAGGTCACGGCGAAGGAGCACGCGATCGCCGCGGGCGTTCCCGTGCTGAAGTCGACGCCGGCCACGCGCGACATCGAAGAGCTCATCGCCGGTGCGGCCGACATCGGCTTCCCGATCTTCGCGAAGGCCGTCGCCGGTGGCGGCGGGCGCGGGATGCGCCGGGTCGAGACCCCCGAGGAGCTGCGCGGCGCCCTCGAGGCGGCCATGCGCGAGGCCGACAGTGCGTTCGGCGACCCCACAATGTTCTTGGAGCAGGCGGTGCTCCGCCCGCGTCACATCGAGGTGCAGATCCTCGCCGACGGCGCGGGGGAGACCCTGCACCTCTTCGAGCGCGACTGCTCGGTGCAGCGCCGCAACCAGAAGGTCGTCGAGATCGCTCCGGCCCCGAACATCAGCGACGAGCTGCGTGAGGCCCTGCATTCGGATGCGATCAAGTTCGCGAAGTCGATCGGCTACGTCAACGCGGGAACGGTGGAGTTCCTGGTCGACACGGTGGGCGACCGTGCCGGCGAGCACGTGTTCATCGAGATGAACCCCCGCATCCAGGTCGAGCACACGGTGACCGAGGAGGTCACGGATGTCGACCTCGTGCAGTCGCAGATGATGATCGCCTCCGGCATGACCTTCGACGAGATCGGTCTGCACCAGGCCGACATCGTGCTGCACGGCGCCGCCCTGCAGTGCCGCATCACGACGGAAGACCCCACCGCGGGCTTCCGGCCCGACACGGGCAAGATCGCGGCGTACCGGTCGCCCGGTGGAGCCGGAGTGCGTCTCGACGGCGGCACTGTCGACGTCGGCGCGCAGATCTCGCCCCACTTCGACTCGATGCTGGCCAAGATGACCTGCCGTGGCCGCGACTTCCCGGCCGCGGTGCGACGGGCGCGTCGTGCGCTGGCCGAGTTCCGCATCCGGGGCGTATCGACGAACATCCCGTTCCTGCAGGGTGTGCTGGATGACCCCGACTTCATCGCGGGCGACCTCTCGACCTCCTTCATCGAGGAGCGTCCGCAGCTGCTGGCCGGGCACCAGTCGAAAGACCGGGGCACCAAGATCCTCAACTGGCTGTCGGATGTCACGGTGAACCAGCCGAACGGCGTGCGGGTCGGCACGCTGCAGCCGGCTGACAAGCTGCCGAAGATCGACCTCTCGACCCCGGCGCCCGACGGATCTCGTCAGCGCCTGCTCGAGCTCGGCCCCGTCGGCTTCGCCGCCGAGCTGCGCGCGCAGACCGCACTTGCCGTCACCGAGACCACGTTCCGCGACGCGCACCAGTCGCTGCTCGCGACCCGCGTGCGCACCAAAGACCTGGTGGCCGTCGCGCCCTACGTCGCGCGGATGACCCCGCAGCTGCTCTCCGTGGAGGCTTGGGGTGGCGCCACCTACGACGTGGCGCTGCGCTTCCTCGGCGAAGACCCGTGGGAGCGGCTCGCCACGCTGCGCGAGGCTCTGCCGAACGTGGCCATCCAGATGCTGCTGCGTGGCCGCAACACCGTCGGATACACGCCGTATCCCACGGAGGTGACGGATGCTTTCGTCAAGGAGGCGGCATCGACCGGTGTCGACATCTTCCGCATCTTCGACGCGCTGAACGACGTCGAGCAGATGCGCCCCGCGATCGACTCCGTGCTCGGCACCGGCAGCACGATCGCCGAGGTCGCGGTCTGCTACACCGGCGACCTGCTCGATCCGGCCGAAGACCTCTACACCCTCGACTACTACCTCAAGCTGGCCGAGCAGATCGTCGCGAGCGGCGCCCACATCCTCGCCATCAAGGACATGGCGGGCCTGTTGCGCCCCACGGCCGCTGCGAAGCTGGTGGCGGCGTTCCGTGAGAACTTCGACCTCCCGGTGCACGTGCACACGCACGACACCGCCGGCGGGCAGCTGGCGACATTGCTGGCGGCCTCGCAGGCCGGCGCCGACGCGGTGGATGTGGCGAGCGCGCCGATGGCCGGCACGACGTCGCAGCCCTCGGCATCCGCTCTGGTCGCGGCACTCGCGCACACGCAGCGCGACACCGGGCTGTCGCTCCAGGCCGTCTCCGACCTCGAGCCCTACTGGGAGGCCGTGCGTCAGGTCTACCACCCCTTCGAGTCGGGACTGCCCGGCCCCACGGGTCGCGTCTACCACCACGAGATCCCGGGCGGCCAGCTGTCGAACCTGCGCCAGCAGGCGATCGCCCTGGGCCTCGCCGACGACTTCGAACGCATCGAAGACCTCTACGCGGCGGCCAACCAGATCCTCGGCCGCATCCCGAAGGTCACCCCGTCGTCGAAGGTCGTCGGCGACCTGGCCCTGCACCTCGCGGCGGTCAAGGCCGATCCGGCCGACTTCGCCGAGAACCCTCAGAAGTACGACATCCCCGACTCGGTCATCGGCTTCATGGCCGGCGAGCTCGGCGAACTGCCGGGCGGATGGCCGGAGCCGTTCCGCACGAAAGTGCTCGAAGGCAAGAACATCAAGATCGGCGTCACCCCGATCACCGACGCCGACCGTGAAGCTCTGCACGGCGACGCACTCGAGCGTCGCGCGACTCTCAACCGGCTGCTCTTCCCGGCGCCCACGCGCCAGTTCGAGCAGATGCGCGAGCTCTTCGGCGACCTCTCGGTGATCGACACCGTCGACTACCTCTACGGCCTCACCCAGGGAGTCGAGCACGTCGTCGAGATCGACAAGGGCGTGCGCCTGTTCGTCGGTCTCGAGGCGATCGGCGAGGTCGACGACAAGGGGATGCGCACGGTGATGACCACGCTGAACGGGCAGCTCCGCCCGGTCAACGTGCGCGACCGCAGCATCGCCGTGGAGGCCAAGGCTGCCGAGAAGGCCGATGGGTCGAAGCCCGGCCAGGTTCCTGCCCCGTTCTCGGGTGTCGTGACCCTGAAGGTCGAGGAGGGCGCGACGGTGTCGGCGGGTGAGGCGGTCGCCTCCATCGAGGCCATGAAGATGGAGGCCGCGATCACCACCCCGGTCGCCGGTGTCGTGACCCGACTGGCCATCCCGAAGACCCAGCAGGTGGAGGCCGGCGACCTGATCGTCGTCGTGACGCCCCAGTGA
- a CDS encoding cell wall-binding repeat-containing protein has product MKTRLVHGAGAFALLAIAGSLLVASPAAAIDVQNPVCPPAKAVRGIPIAPTPALDFVDKSAQVSISAGTLPTGVKLTGDLVRRVPYQFEGTPTATGTSTFTVKAEFDGALQKTIACTMVVSAPPAVSRIQGTDRYDQAVQISKASFSHADTVYLASGEKFPDALSAGAVAGVHEAPLLLTPAGELTAGTKAEIARLRPEHIVVVGGSASVSKPVIDDLTATFGPATVTRIGGVDRFEVSRNLIADKNFGVPEASWVYLATGANFPDALAASPAAVTKNAPVLLVNGAETAPTAAETALLDSLGVTNIQIAGGTATVSQALQTALETPFVVTRASGADRFEAAVAVNQEFFTSPTIYLASGLVFPDALSAAPVAGAAGNPIYLVQQNCVPASVLQEVVRLEPTKIVVLGGPNTLGSGVEALKPC; this is encoded by the coding sequence GTGAAAACCCGTCTCGTCCACGGCGCCGGTGCATTCGCATTGCTCGCCATTGCCGGCTCCCTGCTCGTCGCGTCTCCCGCCGCAGCCATCGACGTTCAGAACCCCGTGTGTCCGCCGGCGAAGGCGGTGCGAGGGATTCCGATCGCACCCACGCCGGCGCTCGATTTCGTCGACAAGAGCGCTCAGGTCTCGATCTCGGCCGGCACCCTCCCCACCGGAGTGAAGCTGACCGGCGACCTGGTCAGGCGGGTGCCCTACCAATTCGAGGGCACTCCCACGGCTACCGGAACCTCGACTTTCACCGTTAAGGCGGAGTTCGACGGTGCTCTGCAGAAGACGATCGCCTGCACCATGGTGGTGTCGGCTCCGCCTGCAGTGAGCCGCATCCAGGGCACCGATCGCTACGACCAGGCCGTGCAGATCTCCAAGGCCTCGTTCAGTCACGCCGACACGGTGTACCTCGCGAGCGGGGAGAAGTTCCCGGATGCGCTGAGCGCCGGCGCGGTGGCCGGCGTGCACGAGGCGCCACTGCTGCTCACGCCGGCGGGAGAATTGACAGCGGGCACGAAGGCCGAGATCGCTCGACTGCGCCCCGAACACATCGTCGTGGTGGGCGGCTCAGCGTCTGTTTCGAAGCCGGTGATCGACGACTTGACCGCGACGTTCGGTCCCGCTACCGTGACGCGGATCGGCGGCGTTGACCGGTTCGAGGTGTCGCGCAACCTCATCGCCGACAAGAACTTCGGTGTGCCGGAAGCGAGCTGGGTCTATCTGGCGACGGGAGCCAACTTCCCCGATGCCCTGGCCGCCTCGCCCGCGGCCGTCACCAAGAATGCCCCGGTGCTGCTCGTGAACGGCGCCGAGACTGCGCCCACGGCGGCCGAGACGGCCCTGCTCGACTCGCTCGGCGTGACGAACATCCAGATCGCCGGTGGCACTGCGACGGTGAGCCAGGCGCTGCAGACCGCGCTGGAGACGCCGTTCGTGGTCACCCGGGCCAGCGGCGCCGACCGCTTCGAGGCGGCCGTCGCAGTGAATCAGGAGTTCTTCACGTCGCCGACGATCTACCTTGCGAGTGGGTTGGTGTTCCCTGACGCTCTGAGCGCCGCCCCGGTAGCAGGCGCGGCCGGCAACCCCATCTACCTCGTGCAGCAGAACTGCGTGCCCGCGTCGGTGCTGCAGGAGGTGGTGCGGCTCGAGCCCACGAAGATCGTCGTGCTCGGCGGCCCCAACACCCTCGGCTCCGGGGTGGAGGCGCTCAAGCCCTGCTGA
- a CDS encoding cell wall-binding repeat-containing protein yields the protein MASALSMIIVVIWSLVAVQPASAGELEPSMHCVVECGALQATPNVTRIRGVDRYDQAVQVTNSAFASADTVYLASGEKFADALSAGAIAGIHDSPLLLTPAAALTSGTRAEIMGLRPRTIVVVGGPASVHDSVLDELKSLVPGVTVKRIGGIDRYAVSRALIVDPDFGITSSSWLFVAAGSNFPDALAASPAATKLRAPVLLVDNGAATLSLSDVRLLGNLGVQFVRIVGGPASVSDSLAFSFGAHASVDRAGGADRFEVAVSVNEMAFSTAATVYLASGLVFPDALSAAPIAGRSGSPIYLVPRDCVPDRVLQEITRLAVTKVIVLGGSDTISPEVESLKRCN from the coding sequence GTGGCGAGCGCACTGTCCATGATTATCGTCGTGATTTGGTCTCTCGTCGCGGTTCAGCCCGCATCGGCTGGTGAGCTGGAGCCTTCGATGCACTGCGTGGTCGAATGCGGCGCGCTGCAAGCTACCCCGAACGTGACTCGGATTCGGGGAGTCGATCGCTACGACCAGGCGGTCCAGGTCACCAATTCCGCGTTCGCTTCAGCCGACACTGTGTATCTCGCAAGCGGGGAGAAGTTCGCGGATGCGTTGAGCGCAGGGGCGATCGCAGGAATACACGATTCGCCGCTATTGCTGACGCCTGCTGCGGCTTTGACCTCGGGAACACGCGCGGAAATCATGGGCTTGCGACCCAGAACAATCGTCGTCGTGGGTGGGCCAGCGTCCGTACATGACAGTGTGCTCGACGAACTGAAGTCGTTGGTTCCTGGGGTGACGGTCAAACGCATCGGAGGGATCGATCGATACGCGGTGTCGAGAGCACTGATCGTCGATCCCGATTTCGGGATCACGTCTTCGTCGTGGCTCTTCGTAGCCGCCGGTTCGAACTTCCCGGACGCGCTGGCGGCGTCCCCAGCGGCGACCAAGCTGAGGGCGCCCGTCTTGCTCGTGGACAACGGGGCCGCGACGTTGTCCCTGTCCGACGTACGACTCTTGGGCAATCTCGGCGTTCAGTTCGTTCGGATCGTCGGGGGGCCCGCATCCGTCAGTGATTCGTTGGCGTTCAGTTTTGGCGCGCATGCGTCTGTGGACCGTGCGGGCGGTGCAGACCGTTTCGAGGTGGCGGTCAGCGTCAATGAGATGGCCTTCTCGACTGCCGCGACGGTCTACCTCGCCAGCGGACTGGTCTTCCCGGATGCGCTGAGCGCTGCTCCGATTGCGGGCAGATCCGGAAGTCCGATCTACTTGGTGCCGCGCGATTGTGTTCCGGACCGTGTCCTCCAGGAAATCACGCGCCTTGCTGTGACGAAGGTCATCGTCCTCGGGGGATCTGACACTATCTCCCCCGAGGTCGAGTCCTTGAAGCGGTGCAACTAG
- a CDS encoding ParA family protein gives MHVLSVSSLKGGVGKTTVTLGLASAAFAKGLRTLVVDLDPQSDVSTGMDIRVAGHLNVADVLASPKEKVVRAAIAPSGWTKDRGGKIDVLIGSPSALNFDGPHPSIRDIWKLEEALATVETEYDLVLIDCAPSLNALTRTAWAASDRVSVVTEPGLFSVAAADRALRAIEEIRRGLSPRLQPLGIIVNRVRSQSLEHQFRIKELRDMFGPLVLSPQLPERTSLQQAQGAAKPLHVWPGEGAQEMARNFDLLLERVMRTGRVGEYADVTKA, from the coding sequence GTGCATGTACTCAGCGTCTCTTCCCTCAAGGGAGGTGTGGGCAAAACCACAGTGACGCTCGGACTAGCCTCCGCGGCGTTCGCCAAGGGTTTGCGCACCCTCGTCGTCGACCTCGACCCGCAGTCGGATGTCTCGACCGGCATGGACATCCGTGTCGCCGGTCACCTCAACGTGGCCGATGTGCTCGCCTCTCCGAAGGAGAAGGTCGTTCGCGCGGCCATCGCCCCCTCGGGGTGGACGAAAGATCGCGGCGGCAAGATCGACGTGCTCATCGGCAGCCCGTCGGCGCTGAACTTCGACGGCCCGCATCCGTCGATCCGCGACATCTGGAAGCTCGAGGAGGCCCTCGCCACCGTCGAGACCGAATACGACCTCGTGCTGATCGACTGCGCCCCGTCTCTGAACGCCCTCACGCGCACCGCCTGGGCGGCATCCGACCGCGTCTCGGTCGTCACCGAGCCCGGCTTGTTCTCGGTGGCCGCCGCCGATCGCGCGCTGCGTGCGATCGAGGAGATCCGCCGCGGCCTCTCCCCCCGTCTGCAGCCGCTCGGCATCATCGTGAACCGCGTGCGGTCGCAGTCGCTCGAGCACCAGTTCCGCATCAAAGAGCTGCGCGACATGTTCGGGCCGCTCGTACTCTCGCCCCAGCTGCCGGAGCGCACCTCGCTGCAGCAGGCACAGGGCGCCGCGAAGCCCTTACACGTGTGGCCCGGTGAAGGCGCGCAAGAGATGGCGCGCAACTTCGACCTGCTGCTCGAGCGCGTGATGCGCACGGGCCGCGTCGGCGAGTATGCGGACGTGACCAAAGCGTAG